From the Thermovirga lienii DSM 17291 genome, one window contains:
- a CDS encoding GTP-binding protein Era (PFAM: GTPase of unknown function; KH domain~TIGRFAM: GTP-binding protein Era; small GTP-binding protein domain~COGs: COG1159 GTPase~InterProIPR005662: IPR004044: IPR002917: IPR005225: IPR 006073~KEGG: aco:Amico_0757 GTP-binding protein Era~PFAM: GTP-binding protein HSR1-related; KH type 2 domain protein~SPTR: GTP-binding protein era homolog;~TIGRFAM: GTP-binding protein Era; small GTP-binding protein) produces the protein MTSEKFRSGMVALVGKPNVGKSTLINALLGWKFSIVSPKPQTTRRCTRYVITRESEGQVVFIDTPGLHKALHLLGKAMEKQLCEVMEKVDLICYITDARTQSLGAEDDIMIERMKKNSSAPVVLVINKIDLVRDPLEAKERLVALYGERIDIKAVVLLSALTGDGVEELLSTVIGMLPEGGLLYPPEYVGDFTEKFVAEEIIREKILEETEQEVPHSVAVVIEEFKSPEEYPDRNSLFIRADIYVERQGQKGILIGKGGRMLKKIGQKAREEIEKQFGYPVYLDLWVKVRPGWRNSERELKRMGYL, from the coding sequence TTGACTTCAGAGAAATTTAGGTCAGGTATGGTCGCTCTCGTAGGTAAGCCTAACGTTGGTAAATCTACTTTGATCAATGCCTTATTGGGATGGAAATTCTCCATAGTTTCACCTAAACCTCAGACTACTCGTAGGTGTACGAGGTACGTCATAACCCGGGAGTCTGAGGGGCAGGTTGTGTTCATTGATACCCCCGGATTGCATAAAGCGTTGCACCTTCTTGGGAAAGCCATGGAGAAACAGCTTTGTGAGGTCATGGAGAAGGTGGACCTTATATGCTATATAACGGATGCCCGGACCCAAAGCCTGGGGGCTGAGGACGACATAATGATAGAAAGGATGAAAAAGAACTCTTCAGCTCCTGTAGTTCTAGTGATAAATAAGATAGATTTGGTACGGGATCCTTTGGAGGCAAAAGAAAGGTTAGTTGCCTTATATGGAGAGAGGATCGACATAAAGGCTGTGGTGCTTCTTTCTGCTTTGACTGGAGATGGTGTGGAAGAGTTACTTAGCACGGTAATAGGGATGTTGCCGGAGGGAGGACTTTTATACCCTCCAGAGTATGTTGGGGATTTCACGGAAAAATTCGTGGCTGAGGAAATAATAAGGGAAAAAATATTGGAAGAAACAGAACAGGAAGTTCCCCATTCAGTTGCCGTGGTAATAGAGGAGTTCAAGAGCCCGGAAGAATATCCAGACAGAAATAGCTTATTCATAAGGGCAGATATTTACGTGGAGAGACAGGGGCAGAAGGGCATCCTGATAGGAAAGGGAGGCAGGATGCTCAAAAAGATAGGGCAAAAGGCAAGAGAAGAGATAGAGAAACAGTTTGGATATCCTGTTTATCTTGATTTGTGGGTCAAGGTCAGGCCAGGATGGAGAAACTCCGAAAGAGAGCTTAAAAGGATGGGATATCTCTAG
- a CDS encoding DNA replication and repair protein RecO (PFAM: Recombination protein O C terminal; Recombination protein O N terminal~TIGRFAM: DNA repair protein RecO~COGs: COG1381 Recombinational DNA repair protein (RecF pathway)~KEGG: aco:Amico_0758 DNA repair protein RecO~SPTR: DNA repair protein RecO), translating into MVFDLTSGAQRQGTIRAKGVVLRRLETTTGDRNIYFFLEKYGPTWIYVPGGGRGKFRFGGATEPLVWGTVDIYRTSNNRCYLKNLDVKEDFWTLRKMPDRLKFAMEWAKLLAQVLLPQEKNDEVLGLFYWSMKLLEDFEIPPELVEWRFLSRWLKLWGIAPETRMCSECRRQESKWWLLTSEGIFCDECKREQKGGVKVDSFFLSVLNKSSFLKRPDFVEWSKGLDWVQLNLIKKCNRVLLETLRGKYAT; encoded by the coding sequence ATGGTTTTTGATTTAACGTCTGGGGCCCAACGGCAGGGCACGATACGCGCAAAGGGAGTGGTCTTGAGAAGATTGGAAACTACCACAGGCGACAGAAACATATATTTCTTTTTGGAAAAGTACGGCCCCACGTGGATATATGTTCCAGGGGGAGGAAGAGGGAAATTCCGCTTCGGTGGAGCCACTGAACCTTTGGTGTGGGGCACAGTAGATATATATAGGACGTCTAACAACAGATGTTATTTAAAAAACCTGGACGTGAAAGAAGATTTTTGGACATTGAGGAAGATGCCTGATCGTCTCAAATTTGCTATGGAATGGGCGAAGTTATTAGCTCAGGTTTTGCTTCCTCAAGAAAAAAACGACGAAGTTCTTGGGCTTTTTTATTGGTCCATGAAGTTGCTTGAAGACTTTGAAATTCCCCCAGAGCTTGTCGAGTGGAGATTTTTGTCGAGATGGCTTAAACTTTGGGGCATAGCGCCTGAAACCAGGATGTGTAGCGAATGCCGACGTCAAGAAAGTAAGTGGTGGCTCTTGACCTCAGAGGGGATATTTTGTGATGAATGCAAGAGAGAACAAAAAGGCGGAGTCAAAGTGGATTCGTTCTTTTTGTCAGTTCTTAACAAGTCATCTTTTCTTAAAAGACCGGACTTTGTGGAATGGAGCAAAGGGCTTGATTGGGTTCAATTAAACTTGATAAAAAAATGTAATAGGGTTTTGTTGGAGACCCTGCGAGGGAAGTACGCGACCTAA
- a CDS encoding glycyl-tRNA synthetase alpha chain (PFAM: Glycyl-tRNA synthetase alpha subunit~TIGRFAM: glycyl-tRNA synthetase, tetrameric type, alpha subunit~COGs: COG0752 Glycyl-tRNA synthetase alpha subunit~InterPro IPR002310: IPR006194~KEGG: tai:Taci_1062 glycyl-tRNA synthetase, alpha subunit~PFAM: glycyl-tRNA synthetase alpha subunit~PRIAM: Glycine--tRNA ligase~SPTR: Glycyl-tRNA synthetase alpha subunit;~TIGRFAM: glycyl-tRNA synthetase, alpha subunit) codes for MNFQEIVMRLEKFWADQGCIIQQPYDIEVGAGTMNPATTLRVLGPEPWRVAYVEPSRRPTDGRYGENPNRLQHYYQYQVILKPTPADVQDIYLESLRALGIEPEEHDVRFVEDDWESPTIGAWGLGWEVWLDGMEVTQFTYFQQVGGVDMNPVPVELTYGIERLAMFVQKVDSVFDLTWVGDVTYGDVHFQGEVEHSKYNFEIADTNMLFQMFSMYEAEAKRILDEGIVLPAYDYVLKCSHTFNLLDARNAISVTERTGYIARVRNLASRCCAAYCEQRKALGYPLMGKFEAE; via the coding sequence TTGAACTTCCAAGAGATAGTAATGCGACTAGAAAAATTTTGGGCGGACCAGGGATGTATAATCCAACAGCCTTACGATATCGAGGTTGGTGCTGGAACCATGAATCCTGCAACCACCTTGAGGGTCCTTGGCCCTGAACCTTGGCGTGTCGCCTATGTTGAACCGTCGAGAAGACCGACAGACGGACGTTACGGAGAAAACCCCAACAGGTTGCAACATTATTACCAATACCAGGTTATTTTGAAACCCACACCGGCAGACGTTCAGGATATTTATCTGGAAAGCCTGAGGGCTTTAGGTATAGAGCCGGAGGAACATGATGTGCGGTTTGTGGAAGACGACTGGGAATCTCCCACAATAGGAGCTTGGGGACTAGGATGGGAAGTATGGCTTGACGGCATGGAGGTAACTCAATTTACCTACTTCCAACAAGTTGGTGGTGTGGATATGAATCCTGTCCCGGTAGAACTTACCTATGGTATCGAGAGGTTGGCCATGTTCGTACAGAAGGTAGATAGCGTATTCGACCTTACTTGGGTCGGAGATGTGACCTACGGCGATGTTCATTTCCAGGGCGAGGTGGAGCATTCGAAGTATAACTTTGAGATAGCTGACACTAATATGCTCTTTCAGATGTTTTCCATGTATGAAGCCGAGGCAAAAAGGATACTTGACGAGGGGATCGTTTTGCCAGCATACGACTATGTATTGAAGTGCTCTCATACTTTTAACCTTCTTGATGCTCGTAATGCAATAAGTGTAACTGAAAGAACAGGATACATTGCTAGAGTGCGTAATTTGGCAAGCCGCTGCTGTGCAGCCTATTGTGAGCAGCGGAAGGCGTTGGGATATCCTCTCATGGGTAAATTTGAGGCCGAATAG
- a CDS encoding glycyl-tRNA synthetase beta chain (PFAM: Glycyl-tRNA synthetase beta subunit; DALR anticodon binding domain~TIGRFAM: glycyl-tRNA synthetase, tetrameric type, beta subunit~COGs: COG0751 Glycyl-tRNA synthetase beta subunit~InterPro IPR015944: IPR006194: IPR002311: IPR008909~KEGG: aco:Amico_0760 glycyl-tRNA synthetase, beta subunit~PFAM: glycyl-tRNA synthetase beta subunit; DALR anticodon binding domain protein~PRIAM: Glycine--tRNA ligase~SPTR: Glycyl-tRNA synthetase beta subunit;~TIGRFAM: glycyl-tRNA synthetase, beta subunit) — protein MDKKDFLFEIGTEEIPARFVSWAVKEIEEIAKSEFDAARLSYECIQGFATPRRLTIFVRDLKERQEDFVEAFKGPAWEQAFDAYGNPTKAAKGFAKSKGVDVESLEKREVGGGYFAFAVKKIEGKNVRDILPEVLEKIIKRLVFPKNMYWDSSMIRFARPIRWIVSLYGEEVVPFSYGNVQAGRKTAGHRFMGAKSFELDKVEDYFPKLYENYVIVDPQKRREKMLMGLAVLEKEINGKAQLDEELVEENLYLVEYPVPFVGTFDENFLEMPEEVLVTTMKHHQRYFPVRDSSGKLKPYFIGVSNNRATNMANVREGNERVLRARLSDAAFFWKEDLKVPLKNRVEGLKNIVYQEKLGSVYDKTMKVKELAAHICDLLDLGDEKPLVERAAYLSKADLLTNMVYEFPELRGVMGREYAKKSGEHERVALALYEQYLPAYVGDSLPTDIVGAVVGLAERLDTIVGGFKVGLQPTGSQDPYGLRRAARGINELIWGLNLDLDIAQVVRASGCLHEMGEEKIDEVLDFLRQRLLFQLKEKGFAHELVELALDVTWANPLQAYRFAEAFSRVTGEEWFKGLVTSAVRVNNILEKAHTVPEAPNESLFVDVQEKELYEGVKSIKGKVAKAVEQKEWEELTKILSQLEPYVSAFFDNVLVMSEDEKVRANRLALLKETKGLFSTVGDLSRLKG, from the coding sequence ATGGACAAGAAAGATTTTCTGTTTGAAATTGGGACAGAGGAAATACCGGCTCGGTTTGTTTCCTGGGCTGTAAAAGAGATAGAGGAGATAGCGAAAAGCGAGTTTGATGCGGCGAGGCTGTCCTATGAGTGTATTCAAGGATTTGCTACGCCTCGCAGATTGACGATTTTTGTAAGAGATCTCAAGGAGAGACAAGAAGATTTTGTTGAAGCCTTCAAAGGTCCTGCGTGGGAACAGGCTTTCGATGCCTATGGGAACCCTACTAAGGCAGCAAAAGGGTTTGCGAAGAGCAAAGGAGTGGATGTGGAGTCTTTGGAGAAGAGAGAGGTAGGAGGCGGTTATTTTGCCTTTGCTGTCAAGAAGATTGAGGGGAAGAACGTAAGGGATATTTTGCCAGAGGTCTTGGAAAAAATAATCAAGAGGTTGGTTTTCCCCAAGAATATGTATTGGGACAGCTCTATGATAAGGTTTGCTAGGCCTATAAGGTGGATTGTTTCCCTTTACGGTGAAGAGGTTGTCCCTTTCTCTTACGGTAATGTACAAGCAGGTAGGAAAACTGCTGGTCATAGATTTATGGGGGCCAAAAGTTTTGAGTTGGATAAAGTTGAAGATTATTTCCCCAAGCTATATGAGAACTATGTAATAGTGGATCCCCAAAAGAGGAGAGAAAAGATGCTGATGGGCCTTGCCGTGTTGGAAAAAGAAATAAACGGTAAGGCTCAGTTGGACGAAGAATTGGTGGAGGAAAACCTTTATTTGGTTGAATACCCTGTACCCTTTGTGGGAACGTTTGACGAAAATTTCCTCGAAATGCCTGAGGAAGTTCTTGTTACGACTATGAAGCATCATCAGCGCTATTTCCCGGTGAGAGATTCTTCAGGGAAACTCAAGCCATACTTCATTGGAGTTAGTAACAACAGGGCAACCAATATGGCTAACGTGAGAGAAGGTAACGAACGGGTCCTTAGAGCCAGGTTATCTGATGCTGCTTTCTTCTGGAAGGAAGATTTGAAAGTTCCCCTGAAAAATAGAGTAGAAGGTCTGAAAAACATAGTGTACCAGGAGAAGTTGGGCTCTGTGTACGATAAGACAATGAAGGTAAAGGAACTTGCTGCTCATATATGTGACCTGTTGGATTTGGGAGATGAAAAGCCCTTGGTGGAGCGTGCGGCCTACCTTTCCAAGGCAGATCTATTGACCAACATGGTTTATGAATTTCCAGAACTTAGGGGAGTCATGGGCAGAGAATACGCGAAAAAGAGCGGAGAACATGAGAGGGTGGCTCTTGCGTTATACGAGCAATACCTGCCAGCATATGTAGGAGACTCCTTGCCCACTGATATAGTGGGGGCGGTAGTAGGTTTAGCGGAAAGACTAGATACCATAGTGGGTGGGTTTAAGGTCGGATTGCAGCCTACGGGCTCTCAGGACCCATATGGATTGAGAAGAGCTGCTAGAGGCATAAATGAGTTAATTTGGGGATTGAACTTAGATTTGGATATTGCCCAAGTTGTCAGAGCAAGCGGGTGTCTCCATGAGATGGGCGAAGAGAAAATAGATGAGGTTTTGGATTTTCTAAGGCAGAGATTGCTTTTCCAGTTGAAGGAAAAAGGGTTCGCTCATGAGTTGGTGGAGCTTGCCCTTGATGTTACATGGGCAAATCCTCTTCAGGCTTACAGGTTTGCAGAAGCTTTTTCGAGGGTAACTGGTGAAGAGTGGTTTAAGGGGTTGGTAACTTCAGCGGTCAGAGTCAACAATATTCTGGAAAAAGCTCATACTGTACCAGAAGCCCCAAACGAATCGCTTTTTGTGGATGTTCAAGAAAAGGAGCTTTATGAGGGGGTAAAAAGTATAAAGGGTAAAGTTGCCAAGGCTGTAGAACAAAAGGAGTGGGAAGAACTCACCAAGATCCTTTCCCAGTTGGAGCCTTATGTTTCAGCGTTCTTCGATAACGTATTAGTTATGTCAGAAGATGAGAAGGTAAGAGCAAACAGGTTGGCCCTTTTAAAGGAGACGAAAGGGTTGTTTTCCACAGTGGGGGATCTGAGTAGGTTAAAAGGTTAG
- a CDS encoding protein of unknown function DUF299 (PFAM: Domain of unknown function (DUF299)~COGs: COG1806 conserved hypothetical protein~InterPro IPR005177~KEGG: tai:Taci_1060 protein of unknown function DUF299~PFAM: protein of unknown function DUF299~SPTR: Putative phosphotransferase Taci_1060), which yields METTVFVVSDFTGETAEHVARAASSQFASDSIKLKRFRYINNRDRAQEVLEEAEKAEAIIVCTLVDHELRRWFVEEANIKGLDIIDILGPVLDSLQRRLGHAPLETPGLLRRMDEEYFRRVKAIEFAIKCDDGRCPEELLNADVVIIGVSRTSKTPLCMYLAHRGFMVANIPLVPEIDPPKQLFEVSSEKVFGLTVQPEKLVNIRRERLRLLGLDADVSTYAQWERVEEELSYARNIMRRIGCRVMDVTNRAIEETAQEILDYLRG from the coding sequence ATGGAAACTACAGTCTTCGTGGTGTCAGATTTTACAGGTGAAACTGCTGAGCATGTTGCCAGAGCTGCATCAAGCCAATTTGCCTCAGATTCCATTAAGCTTAAGAGGTTTCGTTACATAAACAATAGGGATAGGGCACAGGAAGTTTTGGAGGAAGCAGAGAAGGCTGAAGCAATAATAGTGTGCACCCTGGTAGATCATGAACTTAGAAGGTGGTTCGTGGAGGAAGCCAACATAAAAGGTTTGGACATTATTGATATTTTGGGGCCGGTCTTGGATTCGCTCCAGAGACGTCTCGGACATGCGCCGCTGGAGACTCCAGGATTATTGAGGCGCATGGACGAAGAGTATTTCCGGAGGGTGAAGGCCATAGAGTTTGCTATAAAATGCGACGATGGCAGATGCCCTGAAGAGCTATTGAATGCCGATGTAGTTATAATTGGAGTCTCCAGGACTAGCAAAACCCCTCTTTGCATGTATCTAGCACACAGAGGGTTCATGGTCGCTAACATTCCCTTGGTTCCTGAGATTGATCCTCCAAAACAACTTTTTGAGGTTTCCTCGGAGAAAGTTTTTGGCTTGACGGTTCAACCGGAGAAATTGGTCAACATAAGGAGAGAGAGGCTACGCCTATTAGGCCTTGATGCAGATGTTTCAACGTACGCTCAGTGGGAAAGGGTCGAGGAGGAACTATCATATGCTAGAAATATCATGAGGCGTATTGGATGTAGAGTTATGGACGTTACTAATAGGGCCATAGAGGAGACAGCTCAGGAAATTCTGGATTATCTGAGGGGATAA
- a CDS encoding pyruvate phosphate dikinase (PFAM: PEP-utilising enzyme, TIM barrel domain; PEP-utilising enzyme, mobile domain; Pyruvate phosphate dikinase, PEP/pyruvate binding domain~TIGRFAM: pyruvate, phosphate dikinase~COGs: COG0574 Phosphoenolpyruvate synthase/pyruvate phosphate dikinase~InterProIPR010121: IPR018274: IPR000121: IPR002192: IPR 008279~KEGG: tai:Taci_1059 pyruvate, phosphate dikinase~PFAM: pyruvate phosphate dikinase PEP/pyruvate-binding; PEP-utilising protein mobile region; PEP-utilizing protein~PRIAM: Pyruvate, phosphate dikinase~SPTR: Pyruvate, phosphate dikinase;~TIGRFAM: pyruvate, phosphate dikinase), with protein MMKDKKYIYMFDEGRADMRDLLGGKGANLAEMTRIGLPVPPGFTITTEACLAFLERKDEFLDEIWDDVVSAIRQLEGITGKNFGGENPLLVSVRSGAAISMPGMMDTILNLGLNDETVKMLAEESKDERFALDSYRRFIQMFGDVVLGVDVSFFENILHEIKRELGVNFDYQIPPEGLYKIIEKYKALVLQEKGFPFPKDVWEQLRMAIIAVFNSWNTPRAKTYRKINKIPDNLGTAVNVVTMVFGNLGDDCGTGVCFTRNPSTGEKELYGEFLMNAQGEDVVAGIRTPLPIKDLKEELPSAFKELVQTAELLERHYKDVQDIEFTIERGKLYILQTRNGKRTARAAVKIAVDMCEEGLISAEDAVSRVKPEQVEQLLHKQIDPEAKYEPIAKGLPASPGAAVGKVVFDADHAEKLGNSGEKVILVRPETTPDDIHGLFAAQGVLTSRGGMTSHAAVVARGLGKPCVSGCEALDISIERKEFVVNGKVVKEGDIITIDGSKGEVILGEVNLVQPSFTEDFRKLLDLADKVANLQVWANADTPQDARRARDFGAKGIGLCRTEHMFMETDRLPVMQEMIVAETLDSRKEALDKLKTMQKEDFLGIFEAMEGLPVTIRLLDPPLHEFLPKEEELEAKLEELAKEGKENTEEHKKYKKTLGRVLALKENNPMLGFRGCRLGMIYPEIYEMQISAILEAACELKAKGKRVIPQIMMPLVGTKEEMRRLKEMVERVSKEVFQKEDVEVPFTVGTMIEVPRAALVAGDIAEYAEFFSFGTNDLTQTTFGYSRDDAEGKFLAQYITDGVLPENPFHVLDREGVGRLMSIAVHDGRKRREDIKIGICGEHGGNPKSIAFCHKLELAYVSCSPFRVPVARLAAAHAALGIID; from the coding sequence ATGATGAAGGACAAGAAATACATTTATATGTTTGATGAAGGACGAGCGGATATGAGGGATCTATTGGGAGGAAAGGGAGCCAACTTGGCGGAGATGACCAGGATTGGTCTTCCGGTGCCTCCTGGGTTCACCATAACGACTGAAGCGTGTCTTGCTTTTCTAGAGCGAAAAGATGAGTTCTTGGATGAGATATGGGATGATGTAGTATCGGCCATAAGGCAACTTGAAGGAATCACGGGGAAAAACTTTGGTGGTGAAAATCCTCTCCTGGTTTCCGTCCGTTCAGGTGCTGCAATATCCATGCCTGGAATGATGGATACCATTTTGAACTTGGGGTTGAACGATGAAACCGTTAAGATGCTTGCAGAGGAATCCAAGGATGAGCGTTTTGCCCTAGATAGCTACAGGCGCTTCATACAAATGTTTGGAGATGTAGTGTTAGGTGTTGATGTGAGCTTTTTCGAAAACATACTCCATGAGATAAAAAGGGAGCTGGGGGTAAATTTCGACTACCAGATACCCCCGGAGGGGCTCTACAAGATAATTGAAAAATACAAAGCCTTGGTTCTACAGGAGAAGGGTTTCCCATTCCCCAAAGATGTGTGGGAGCAGCTACGAATGGCCATCATAGCGGTATTCAACAGTTGGAACACCCCTAGGGCAAAAACGTACCGTAAGATCAATAAAATTCCTGACAATCTAGGTACCGCTGTAAATGTGGTAACCATGGTTTTTGGCAATTTGGGGGATGATTGCGGTACAGGTGTGTGCTTTACTAGAAATCCCTCGACAGGGGAAAAGGAGCTTTACGGTGAGTTTCTTATGAACGCCCAAGGGGAAGATGTGGTTGCTGGGATAAGGACTCCTTTGCCCATAAAAGACCTTAAAGAAGAGCTGCCCTCAGCTTTCAAGGAATTGGTTCAAACTGCTGAACTGTTGGAGAGACACTACAAAGATGTTCAGGATATAGAGTTTACTATAGAGAGAGGGAAGCTTTACATTTTGCAGACAAGAAACGGCAAAAGAACTGCCCGCGCGGCAGTAAAGATAGCGGTGGACATGTGTGAGGAGGGCTTGATAAGCGCGGAGGACGCTGTCTCAAGGGTTAAACCTGAACAGGTGGAACAATTGCTGCATAAACAGATAGATCCAGAAGCTAAATATGAACCCATAGCAAAAGGACTCCCGGCATCGCCAGGAGCTGCCGTGGGCAAAGTTGTTTTCGATGCAGATCATGCCGAGAAACTTGGTAATTCAGGAGAAAAGGTTATTCTGGTTCGACCTGAGACTACTCCCGACGATATCCATGGCCTCTTTGCAGCACAGGGTGTCTTGACCAGCAGGGGTGGAATGACAAGTCATGCTGCTGTGGTGGCAAGAGGGCTAGGTAAGCCTTGTGTCTCGGGATGCGAAGCCTTGGATATTTCAATTGAACGCAAGGAGTTTGTCGTAAACGGAAAGGTAGTGAAGGAAGGAGACATTATCACGATAGACGGTAGCAAAGGGGAAGTAATATTAGGTGAAGTTAACCTTGTTCAGCCTTCTTTCACCGAGGATTTTAGGAAACTATTGGATTTGGCTGATAAGGTGGCCAACCTCCAAGTGTGGGCCAATGCAGATACTCCACAGGATGCTCGAAGAGCAAGAGATTTTGGGGCAAAGGGAATTGGCCTTTGCAGGACTGAACACATGTTCATGGAGACAGATAGGCTGCCGGTAATGCAAGAGATGATAGTGGCCGAAACCCTCGATTCCCGTAAGGAAGCCCTTGATAAACTCAAGACGATGCAAAAGGAAGATTTTTTGGGTATTTTCGAGGCTATGGAAGGACTACCTGTAACCATAAGGCTTCTTGACCCTCCTCTGCATGAATTTTTACCAAAGGAGGAGGAGCTGGAGGCCAAGCTTGAGGAGTTGGCTAAGGAAGGAAAAGAAAATACCGAGGAACACAAAAAATACAAGAAAACCCTTGGTAGGGTTTTGGCCTTGAAGGAAAACAACCCAATGCTTGGTTTTAGAGGATGCCGATTGGGAATGATCTATCCCGAGATATATGAAATGCAGATAAGCGCCATTTTGGAGGCTGCTTGTGAACTCAAGGCCAAAGGAAAGAGGGTTATACCTCAGATAATGATGCCCCTGGTGGGAACGAAGGAAGAAATGAGGCGCCTCAAGGAGATGGTGGAACGGGTATCTAAGGAGGTCTTCCAAAAAGAGGATGTGGAGGTTCCTTTTACTGTGGGAACAATGATAGAGGTGCCCAGAGCTGCTTTGGTGGCTGGAGATATCGCTGAATATGCCGAGTTCTTCAGCTTTGGAACAAATGACCTTACGCAAACTACCTTTGGTTACTCAAGGGATGATGCGGAGGGCAAATTCCTTGCGCAGTATATAACCGACGGAGTCCTTCCAGAGAACCCCTTCCATGTGCTTGATCGTGAGGGTGTGGGACGTCTCATGAGTATAGCCGTTCATGATGGACGAAAACGGAGGGAAGATATAAAAATTGGTATTTGTGGCGAACATGGAGGGAATCCCAAGAGCATAGCCTTCTGCCATAAATTGGAACTAGCTTATGTTAGCTGCTCTCCTTTCAGAGTTCCAGTGGCTCGCTTGGCTGCTGCCCATGCTGCGCTAGGCATCATAGACTGA